In one window of Pseudomonas sp. IAC-BECa141 DNA:
- a CDS encoding PilZ domain-containing protein, whose translation MSERRRFKRIAFDAKTELSQGEYIWPVKLIDLSLKGLLIEKPEPWLGDETQDFNVDIHLSNDIDIQMDVQLAHDDHGQLGFQCRHISLESIQRLRRLIELNLGDEAELERELGALMEL comes from the coding sequence ATGAGCGAGCGTCGCCGCTTCAAACGTATTGCGTTCGATGCCAAGACCGAATTGAGCCAGGGCGAGTACATCTGGCCGGTGAAATTGATCGACCTGTCGCTCAAGGGCCTATTGATCGAAAAACCGGAACCGTGGCTGGGGGATGAAACGCAGGACTTTAACGTCGACATTCATTTGAGCAACGACATCGACATTCAGATGGATGTGCAACTGGCGCACGACGATCATGGCCAACTGGGTTTCCAGTGCCGGCACATCAGCCTGGAATCGATCCAGCGCCTGCGACGCCTGATCGAACTCAACCTCGGGGATGAGGCCGAGCTCGAACGGGAGCTTGGCGCGTTGATGGAGCTCTGA
- the radA gene encoding DNA repair protein RadA has translation MAKAKRMYGCTECGATFPKWAGQCGECGAWNTLTETMVESGGAAAPSGRTGWAGQQAQIKTLAEVSIEEIPRFSTASGELDRVLGGGLVDGSVVLIGGDPGIGKSTILLQTLCNLAKNMPALYVTGEESQQQVAMRARRLGLPQDQLRVMTETCIETIIATARQEKPKVMVIDSIQTIFTEQLQSAPGGVSQVRESAALLVRYAKQSGTAIFLVGHVTKEGALAGPRVLEHMVDTVLYFEGESDGRLRLLRAVKNRFGAVNELGVFGMTDKGLKEVSNPSAIFLTRAQEEVPGSVVMATWEGTRPMLVEVQALVDDSHLANPRRVTLGLDQNRLAMLLAVLHRHGGIPTHDQDVFLNVVGGVKVLETASDLALMAAVMSSLRNRPLPHDLLVFGEVGLSGEVRPVPSGQERLKEAAKHGFKRAIVPKGNAPKEAPAGLQIIAVTRLEQALDSLFE, from the coding sequence ATGGCCAAGGCCAAGCGCATGTACGGCTGCACCGAGTGCGGCGCAACCTTTCCCAAGTGGGCCGGGCAGTGCGGCGAATGCGGCGCCTGGAATACCCTGACCGAAACCATGGTCGAGAGCGGCGGTGCCGCCGCTCCGAGCGGGCGCACCGGCTGGGCCGGGCAGCAGGCCCAGATCAAGACCCTGGCCGAAGTCAGCATCGAAGAAATTCCACGTTTTTCCACAGCCTCCGGCGAACTCGACCGAGTGCTCGGCGGTGGCCTGGTGGACGGTTCGGTGGTACTGATCGGCGGTGATCCTGGCATCGGCAAATCGACGATTCTGTTACAGACCCTGTGCAACCTCGCCAAGAACATGCCGGCGCTGTATGTCACCGGCGAAGAATCCCAACAACAGGTTGCCATGCGCGCCCGTCGCCTGGGCCTGCCCCAGGATCAATTGCGGGTCATGACCGAAACCTGCATCGAAACCATCATCGCCACCGCCCGCCAGGAAAAGCCCAAGGTGATGGTGATCGACTCGATCCAGACGATCTTCACCGAACAACTGCAATCGGCACCGGGTGGCGTGTCCCAGGTGCGCGAAAGTGCGGCACTGCTGGTGCGGTACGCCAAGCAAAGCGGTACGGCGATTTTCCTGGTCGGCCACGTGACCAAGGAAGGCGCGCTCGCAGGGCCGCGCGTTCTGGAGCATATGGTCGACACCGTGCTGTATTTCGAAGGCGAATCCGACGGTCGGTTGCGTTTGCTGCGGGCGGTGAAAAACCGTTTCGGCGCGGTCAATGAACTCGGCGTATTCGGCATGACCGACAAGGGCCTGAAAGAAGTCTCCAACCCTTCGGCGATTTTTCTCACACGTGCTCAGGAAGAAGTCCCGGGCAGCGTGGTCATGGCGACGTGGGAAGGCACCCGGCCGATGCTGGTGGAAGTCCAGGCGCTGGTGGATGACAGTCACTTGGCCAACCCGCGTCGAGTCACCCTGGGTCTGGACCAGAATCGTCTGGCGATGTTGTTGGCTGTTCTGCATCGTCATGGCGGCATTCCGACCCACGATCAGGACGTGTTCCTCAACGTGGTCGGCGGGGTGAAAGTACTGGAAACCGCCTCCGACCTGGCGTTGATGGCCGCCGTCATGTCGAGCCTGCGTAATCGTCCGCTGCCCCACGACTTGCTGGTGTTCGGTGAAGTCGGTCTGTCCGGCGAAGTGCGCCCGGTGCCGAGCGGTCAGGAGCGTCTGAAGGAGGCCGCCAAGCACGGTTTCAAGCGCGCGATCGTGCCCAAGGGCAACGCGCCGAAGGAAGCGCCGGCAGGGTTGCAGATCATAGCGGTGACGCGGCTGGAGCAGGCGCTGGACTCGTTGTTCGAGTAA
- the mscL gene encoding large-conductance mechanosensitive channel protein MscL → MGVLSEFKAFAVKGNVVDMAVGIIIGAAFGKIVSSFVGDVIMPPIGLLIGGVDFSDLAITLKAAEGSAPAVVLAYGKFIQSVLDFVIVAFAIFMGVKVINRLKREEAVAPTLPPVPTKEEELLGEIRDLLKAQNNRP, encoded by the coding sequence ATGGGCGTGCTCAGCGAGTTCAAGGCCTTCGCGGTCAAAGGCAATGTGGTCGACATGGCCGTTGGTATCATCATCGGCGCAGCCTTTGGCAAGATCGTTTCGTCGTTCGTCGGCGATGTAATCATGCCGCCAATCGGCCTGCTGATCGGCGGGGTGGATTTCAGTGACCTGGCCATTACGCTGAAAGCCGCCGAGGGCAGTGCCCCTGCGGTGGTGCTGGCTTACGGTAAATTCATCCAGAGCGTTCTTGATTTCGTGATCGTCGCCTTCGCGATTTTCATGGGCGTCAAAGTCATCAATCGCTTGAAGCGCGAAGAAGCCGTGGCGCCTACCTTGCCGCCGGTACCGACCAAGGAAGAAGAACTGCTGGGCGAGATCCGCGATCTGCTGAAGGCCCAGAACAACCGGCCTTGA